The Sabethes cyaneus chromosome 1, idSabCyanKW18_F2, whole genome shotgun sequence DNA segment ATAAAAAGCAATTTAGCGAATAATTTGGCTCGAGACGTTCTAGTTAAGATTTACTAAATCCGAATGTTGAAAATTCCGATACTTCACAAACGACGCACTTGAAGCatatcgtcgtcgtcagcagcataagagtcagggtggctcgtgctgtttcaagctgtcgtctccattcaactctatTTTAGACCACTCGTCAATTTTCCAGGCCTTCCACAAGTCGCAAATCATTTttgacttggtcgagccatcttgcacgttgggcccttctGTTCCTGGCGCCAATGGGGTTGTTGGCGTGTTCGTCCAACAGTCGACTTGTCCGGCCGACCgtacattatcagcttcgtacggcggcataTGTTTCttcatcgtagcgttttgcgaagagcaaagtagacccaaattccagcttgaatgcccCGCTAGATCTACTTACTAGTGCTATTGTtcgtggtcaccagcgatcccaaatagacgagctcatctaccacttctaaccgccgtcgccgtcaacggttaccaccCGTGGGAAGCGTACGTTTGTCTCCTTTGATcctcttcttttcatgtatttggttttcgacgcatccaatcctcctagactccgctttcaatcAGGCGTAGATTATTACCGTTGTCGCAAAGTTCTTGGTTATGGTCTTAAAGTCACCTCTGAAGCCTTGCAATCTCAAGAGCGATTTTGAATAGCAAGCAGGAGAAGCCGTCACCTTTTCTCAACTCTCGCTGCTTCTCCAAAGGACTCCAGAGTGTTCCGGAGATgggcacgaaacacatcacttgatccAATGTAGTTTTGACCgtgttcatgcattatctgccataactggtctcgatcggctgtatcgtatgctgctttgaagtcaataaagatgtgatgcgtgggaacgttgtacaatcaacatttctgcaagatctgtcgattggtaaaaatttggtccctAGTTACGTCGTAGAACCTGCCTTATAAATTCCTGCAAAACCTTAAGGTACTATCAATGACAGCCGGCgcaacaggatctgggaaagtaccttgtaggctGCGTTTATCGGCGTTagaccgcgatagttgcagcagttgagccgatcaccctttttgtagatgggacaaaccactcctaccatccattcctccggtagctttttttACTCCCAAGTCTTTGAAATAACCCGTTTTAGAGCTGTTACCAGTGTTTGGGCCTTGTTCATAAAGCTTTGCTGGTAGGCAGTTCTTACCAGCGAGCGgcttttgttggtcttcagcaacccgatttctcgtttgacttcttaaaGATCAGATGCTGGAACGTTACTATCTTCCATAGACGGGAGGGATGAACtcgtgtgtagcccttacgagtttggttcccATTCTCGTAAAGCtttcgcgtgtcattagctcggaataattgtgctaattcttcacgatctctgtccgcCTTTTGGCGcttgttattttttaaaatttccaGCTGTTCCCGCGTACAGATAAGTACGGTCTTTGAAACGCCGCCGTATCGATGGCCAACCACACTGAACTGTTGTAGCCCCGGCTAACTGTGGCACAAAAGTTACCGATATAAACGATCTTTCTGTTGCCACTGGCACATTTGCCATTACCGAAAAATTTTGGCTTTATTTGTTGTAGTTAAACCCACTGATGTACAGTCGATCGTTTCCCGTTGCCTGAACATCGCCGAACCAACTGATGTTGTTCGCTTAGTGGCCAGAGAAAAAGATGTGTCTTTCAAAATTGGTCTCGATCTTGAAATGCGGACATTGCTTTAGACCCTTCATCGTGCCTTGCCGGTTTGCTGTTCCGCAAGTTTATCGATCAGACAAAAAACTCGAGCTCGTGCATGTTTGCTTCCAATGCTTTTCCTTTGGAGGATGTTGCTGCCATGAATTAAATACAATGCGATCTTCTGTGGTCGGTGGAAACTCTAGGGTTTCGTTACAGCACTGCGTGACACATTACGATTCTGCATCTACTACCATAATGCTTCCAGGGAATTGAGGACAAAACTGGATGAAATTTATTTGGCGTGCCGCGACTGTAGTCATGATGCAATCATTCTAACGAAAACTGGACTCAACGGTACTAGAAATTCAGTACAGCTGTTCAACGTTTTTCGCTGCGATTGTTCCTCTCGCAACAGTGACAAATGCAGCTTTGGAGGCGTACTGCTTGCTGTCGCCCGACAACATCTCTGCGTTGTTCTTACTTCAGTGTATGCTAGTAGCTTAGAGCAGGTTTGTGTTACTGCGAACATCCGAGGTTTGAAAACTTTACTAGGTGGTGTACATCCCTCCCAACAAAAGCCCAGATCCCGCTCTGATTGAGACGCATGTTTCGTCTATTCGCGAACTGTGCGAAAAAACCCATTTGCGGCGACTATAATCAACAGCACGACTTGAAACCGGAAAGGCGACTTGGTGCGGTGAGTGCAACTTTAGTAGACGGAATGGATTTTCTCAACCTCCTTCTCAACAAGCCAATTTGGAGCGTAAACAACTTGGTAGAGTGCTTGATTAGGATTTTTATTCTGCTGAGCACGCGGTCTCTGTTGACACGTGTGTTGCCCCACTGCTTCCCGTTGTTCCCCCACTAGGGGTCCTGCACAGTAATCGGATTCGAATAGCCGAAAACCTTACCCATCGTAACTCTACTGCATCTGCGTTGTTTCGGATCATTCCAGTAATGCTGTACGGAAAGCGCGAATCGACCAATACCTTCGCATTCCTGGATGAGGGATCGGTTTTGACGTTGGCGTTGGTAGAGAACAATGTGGCTGCGTCGCTTGGTGTAGGCAGAACTCCACGTCCCTTGTGGCTGCGATAGACTGGTGATACGTCACGAATAAGAAAAAGTTCGCAGCAGATTACCATGGAAATTGCTGAACCTGGACAGAACCAGTGACATAAATTAGTCAACACAAAGACTGTTGATAATCTTGAGCTCCCTTGCTATCTAACGGGCATCCTTACCAGCAGGTTAGGGGGACCACGCATGGGCGGGACTTGGGAATGCTTGGTATACTCAGTCAAAACGGCTATGGGTGACACATATGCCGAAGAGAAACTAAATGATGAGGGACTGCAAACACTGGTCATGGAGGTTGAATATATGCTAATTTAAGGGCTCTGACGAGTCTGACGAGTCGAGTCGGAAGAGGCAGAAGGGATCACACCAAACCACGTCTTGATGCTGAGCACAAACGGGATGAATCAACTTGACATGGAAAGATGTTAGCTCTAGAACAATCCAGTGAACTGATCCGTCGGAAGATACTCGGAACAACTTGGGATCTCATTCAACGCCAATTAGGGGTATTTTGGCAACGCAGGTTAACCGAATATCTCACTGTAATTTGTTGACAGAGGTCTCCAATCCTACATCCAGAAGGTCGTAGCCGGCGAGCCATTGTGAAGATCCGAACAAAAACCCTGGTTCGACCGGTGTCACGGCTGGCCTTGCTCGACATAAGAGAGGAAAGTGAAGTTTCGGAGGACTCCGGTCTACACCCAGGAAAGACTGTCGCAACAGAAATCTACGAACTGGCCACCCGGCGTTGACACCGTTACTGAAGAGCCGTCTACCGGCATCTTAGTATTCATCATGGGTGGTAATACTTAGAAAGTGAGAAATATCGAATaataaacggaacaatgaaCGGATATCATCATTGACGGCAGCAGTTTTTCCTTCTTTAACTAGGGAGGTATTCAATACACTCTTGTCCTGTCTACAAGTTTGTtcaacagccctctccagttcagcTTATCGTTGACGGGTAGCTGTCTTAGCTGGTCTGGTTCGCACTCGCTCAACGCCGGCTTTCGTCTCTCTCCGCTCATCGATCATCCTCCTCctagtttcatccgaaatcaaCTCGCTCCACCCGCTGCGCGATGTGCCGAGGGTTTCGTCACTTGTGACGAAGGTGCTTTTGATGCTAGTCCATTGTTTTTCGACAGTTCCACAGGTTCCGAGAGAACTCTGCAGTATTAAGTAGTTAAGCACTTCCTTAAAAGAGCACGTCGCTCACTGGAAAGTGCCACACCACTGTATTCAATTTGAAAAGATTGACGTTTTTATGCCTGTCGGAGAAGAGCCTTAAAAGGAGTTTCACTCCAACGGGGTTTCCTTCCGCTggcgctgataaccgccgaatgttcagtcaaATCTTATTCGTTGGTCTCGATTTTAACTCGTTCGACAAGTGGACGCGGATCTTGCTTGCTATGAGATAGTGGTCCTGTTCGACGTTTGGTCCCTGGAAGGAATGACTGTCCCCGATATCCGAAAAGTGCCGGCCTGGCTGATGAAGGTGGTCGAACTGAGAGCCGGCCTCTCCATTAAGAAGCTCATAGAACTTCTCCTTTACGTCATCGGGTTTGTCGTTCGTTGATGCGTACACATTGATCAGGCTGCAGTGAAAGAATTGGCATTAGTATCCAGGAGGAAGGGGTAGGAgtggctggataagaggctgaggACCACTATGGAGTATATTTTACGCACTATTTACCAGCTACCGTCCCCAATCTATCGTCCTCAACATCCGACCGTGAAGTTTAATCTAAATGGTTTTCCTGAGGACGAGACGAAAAAACCGCTGTGATATTGCACATCGGACGTCTctaacaatcattttgttttctaTCTTTTATTGAAATATCTAATTTCTATCAATACTTGCTTTAATGGTTGCCCTACGATTGGTTGGTTGTGTTCTGCAGTTACCTTCTTGACGACGCCACTCGACTTTTAACTTATATGTACGCAAAGTACGGTAAACGTGGAAACGAAACCCCACCTGAATGTACAATGATCAATTAGTTTATATTATTAAGTTGGTAGTTACTACAGCGTACATGTATGTATAAATAAATAGTTCAATCAGACGACGATCGCAGATGCATCGTTTGAATAAATAAATCCTTGTACAAATCCCACTGCTTGCATGCACGCATGCATACATGCAGATGGGATGCAGAAATAAACACTTTCAAAGCAAACAATTATAAATATATTAGCTTCTGatctctctctcgttttttcactcatatttttctttttcatgtaACAAATATAGTGTGATGTTcaaaaaataacaattaaagtgattttttaaaacaacttcTTACGGTAGAATTGTTTCGGTAAAATAGTAGTTTCAACGAAAGCCTCTCTAactcatattttttttcattcattgGTGGCGGTTAGCGGTTCGGTTCACTGTATTGCACAATTGTCTGATTAATTTGGTGGTTCTTTTCTATTGTGTTTAATTGGTTTATGTGTGCTCTTTGGTCTTTTCGGCAATGTGTTGCGTTACTTTTACCTACCGTGTGTGTGTATAAATAGCAGTTTTGTTGGCTATTCCGATTTACTCGCTTTATAACCTCCTAGACATCAAATTACACAAGTTACGTTATTTATAGGGATTAGCTGAAATGGGTTTAAACCATTGTTTTTTTTGCGGAGATTGCCTTAACAATGAGATTTTGTTCGGTACTTGTACTAAAATGTTGATTGTTCCTAGGAAAATTTTAATGCTGAACGCGTTttagcaagaaaaaaaaaagattcttTAAGGTGTTTATACTAGTTATGGGTGATTATGAGGTGTCTTAATGTATAACGTAAATTCCCATCTAAACATTGCGCGTGATTTACTAATGTATTTTATGGGGACTGCCTGCTGCATTCCTGGTTCCTTTCGTTCAAACATCAATAACGGTATCGTTCATCTGGGTCGACTTAAGCTTCTCCTGCATCTGTACCAGCATGTCCTGCATTCTTCGAATCTGCAAAAACATATTTGGTTAATTTTGAGTCATAATTTATCAATCTGTAGAGTGTAGATTGATTCTAGAGAATCATGGGAAGCCCGCAAGCCCAGTCCTTGTGGTTAAAAACTTTGCCTTCCGGCAACCTCATTTCAAACGACAACGTTAGATGATACTTTAATCAGGTAAAACAACTTTCGCAAGGAAAGCAGATATCGCCCGGAGTGGGGACTCACCTCTTCTTCCTTCTGCTGCAGTAACCGATCCGTTTCGTTAAAAGTGGTAGGAGCCTCATTGCTGGAAGCGATCGATTCCCGCTTCAGCTTGTTGCGTTCGCGCAGTGCGTGTTGCGAGATTTGCGATATGCACTGCGCTCGGAAGTTCTCATAATGCACGTCGCGGGTCGTGTCCTTCAAGTCCTGCATGTGCGTCGAAATCAACATCGTGCGAAGCTTAATGAGATCACTGTGCTGTGGATTTTCGGCTGTAAAAcataaaatgcaaattaaacTACAAAGCCTTAATCAGTCGCGATCACAGGCTAACACGTACCATCCACCACACCCCAGGGGTACTGACGACCACGGATCTTCTTGCCGGCTACCTCCAGCACCACGTTACTTCCGACCACCGCAAACGGTATACTAGCTTTCAGCTCCCGATCCTGCTGCTTGAACTCCTCATCCTCGTCGGAATCACAGTCGGGGAATTGGTAGATTTGGATGCCGTTGGTTTCGATGTCCTCGAGAATGCGGGTTTTCAATCGCTGCACTTCGGTCGTTGTGAGCGTGTCCGCTTTGCCGATCACCACAACAATGTTCACTTTCTTGTGCAATCGTCGCATCAAATCGATGTCCATCTGCCGGAGGCTGCAAATTCCATTCACGTTTAGTAACCAATAAATCAATTCCAATCAAATGACTCACCCATGACCCCACGGTGGTAGAAAGTACAGCATACAATGAACACGATTGTCCTGAATGTTCCGCCGGTTGAGGCCACTTTCGTCAGTGAAGTACTGCCGGAACTGTTCGTCGATGTACTGCGTGCAGACGCGCCAGCTGTCCTCGCAGTTGATCGAATCGCCGAAGCCGGGCGTATCGACGATCGTCAGTCTTAGCTTGACGCCTTTCTCCTCGATGTCGAGCGTTTTCTTGTCGATCTTGGTGGTCTTCTCTATCCGCTCCTCGGCCGGAGGCACCGTCCGGTGCTGGTACAGATCGGTCAGGAAGAGACTGTTGATGAGCGTTGACTTTCCAAGGCCACTTTCGCCGCACACCATTAGGGTGAATTCGAAGCCCCGCTTGACCGACTTCCGGTGCACTTGCTCGGCAAGGGTAGCAAAACCGATGTAGTCACGTTCGGCTGGAAGCAGAGGTGGGACAAAGTTTGGTAAATGAACGAGTGTATTAATGGGGAATTATGTGTTATAAAATACCGTGGTATCATTTAGCACATAAATGCCGATAATTTATTAATTAAGATTACGTCTAAATCAAGTTTCAAAGAACATTTGAACAAGTTACGTTGCGAGAACTGTGAAACTATTAGGGAAACCGCAAAGATTAGGCAAACACCGCGATACACTGAAACGTCTGATATGATGTAGACGGAATGCAAATAATCCATAATTGACCAGAAAAAATACCACatattgaattgttcattttacgcaGGGGAGGATATGGCATCCTGGTAATTATACTATATTAGAGGATTTGTATGGAAAGAGTAATACATATTATTTGCACGTTGTTTgggtagttgccggtagcgtgtTACTGGAACAGAGAAAGCGACAGGAGTTTTGCTGACAGGTTCTCGCGAAAATGGGTTGGAGCCAGTCGCGCTGGATGGATGGAACATAACACGGAACATCACACCTTGGACCGTTTACAGCGAGATTTACAGTAAAGTACAGAAGGACGCAGAATGGCGAAAGCGCATGAATCTTGAACTGCATACAGTGCACAATGgggattttcatgcaaaattatcTCAATATCTCCAAATGCTGGatttaccctacttttctagGAGTACAGAGATGTATTGATCTGTCACTCTGGAACCCGCTGGGATAAAAAGCTCTTTTTTCGCCACAAGAAAGCTAACTTTATTTGGATTCCGATGACAGGGCATTTGATTGCGACAAAATAAGCCATTTTACctcatatttctcatttaacATCATAAAATTACGATGGTATGGTAAAATTTCGAAAGCCCTAGATACTCTTTTATATTTGCTACGCGTTGCACTAAGTCGTACAATTTGAGGCAGAAAAGGAGCTCTTCTTAGGCTTCAACGTGCTAAATGTTTTCAGGATGGAGATCTCAATGGACACCTACGAATGCTCCGAGATTCTCAGCTGAACACTCTGGTCATCATGAATGAAGACTGGATACAAACTTTAAACTTCGATATGTATACCCTTCAAATTAATCGAAAGCGCTGGAAAAAAGACAGTCGCAAATCTCGTCCGAGATTCAAGAGTCAAGGAGAATCGAGCTACAATTGCAGAAACTCGAGAAGGAGACAAAATGCAGTATTTGGAGCAGAAGTATATTTTGCTACAGATATTAGAGAGCGAGACTTCAtcccacactcttaaatgaatttacccGTAAATCggttggatttagctaaaacttggttgaaactactcaaaatgcccaaaatgagaataattcaattatcggtagcaagtaactgaaattggttgaatttttaaccaaaattttagtttgtaCACTGTAAgggtattttgagtagtttcaaccaagttttagctatatccgacctatttacaggtagaatcatttaagagtgcaggTCAGCCATTATAACAAGGAGAAGTGTAGTGACGATTCCGGCCTCGCCGATGCAAACCCGGAAGACGAACGAGTACCGAACATCTCACAGGAACTCTAGACAACCAGATTTCCACCCCAAGCGCCACATGTAAGAGCTGCAACGATGTTGAGATGGTCCAACAAATCAGCGGTCGGTCGATTGTCGATCGGCGACATCCGCCCGTGGTCGACAATCGTCTGTAGGTAACCTTCGCTGAGGGAGACTTCATCCCTGGAAAAGGATCTAATCCAGTCCCTCAACTACGGCATAGGAAAACACCCCACCGGCGGCGGTTGGGATCGAAGCAGAAAACACTGTCTTCCTATTGAACCGAAGCCGGTTGACCGTCACACCGGCCGTTTCAAAGCATATACTGGACTTTGGAGGAAGCCCAGAAGACTGGCCGCtcgtttttttttgattttaagCTCGTCCACACAGCTGTGTGCATTCTCGAACGAAGAGAACATGCTCAGTTTGTGGAAATGCCTCGAAGGCAAGGCGCTTGCTCCATCCATCGAACGTGCACGGAGAGTAATGGCCACTCCCTGATGATTATACAAGCAATTGCTAGGAAGATCCGTTCTCTGCCCTCTGATAGCAGCGAAACGCTGGACACTGTGAATTTGCCCTCAACGTGGAAAGTCTAGTTGCGGCAGTCGAAGCCTGTGAGGGCGCAAATTTCATGTACGACGCATCCCTGAGGTACGCGTTGGTGGAAAGGTAGCAGGCGGCGTTGAAGCTGGACTGGGCTAAAAGCTCCCGCAGCAATTGTAATCCAAACCACCTGGACCTCGAGTTCGTGGCTACGCTTCGTTGCTGTggacagtgttgcgaagcccgcactcatGTGGTCTAATGGCCTTATTGATTTATTCTCACATACGCGTACTCACTCTAACGACTACTCCGAAACATCCTTTTAAAACTCGCGCTCTCATTTCTTCATGCAGTGCAACGAATtgttgcgagtgtgtgtttagctaacagttaCAGTCGTCGcttgtcgttgcagcccgatctgctgataccgattactcacgacggcttGGACTCCCACCCgtaagtagaatcgagggcgaagatcaagaagaagaaaaagtaatgcagaatttgtatcccagtgcgccaccagcctcacggacAACTGATTCAGcacgagttttttgactcgggaataagctaagCAAGAAAACGATTTGACGATATGCGTTCGCGAgcgtgtgggtagcagaatgtctgcacacagcaccgacggctgtttcttttacgtctGCGTgcgcggcgtaagcgttgagtGCTATGTTTtgcatactctttcgcgtgtgagtaggcgtggttgacttctcgcttgaTTCGCAAGATTGACTGAGGATGCCAGAGCCGGCAGTGATCACCACCCCAAGGTTTTGAACAAAGATGGTTACTTGAATCTTTACTCCGTAGCGGACTACCAGTCGCCGAGAAAACCGTCGGTAGCTGCAGAGTGTAGTAAGCCTACTTTTAAGAAGCCTGCCAGGAGATGCGTGGGCTGCAAAGGAAATTGTTCCACCTTAGCGCAGCATAAGCGGTTTAAAGAGCTCAGATATGACTCGTTTAAGATGTGTCGAAAGTTTTTAGTACTGGTCCGGGAGCAGCGCCTCCACCAAATCGCGGGGATCAAGCTACCAATAGCAGCTGTAAGGTACACCAATGGTAATCTGAAATCCTGTTCGGGATCGTGCCAGTTGTTCTGCATAGGCGGTGCAAATATACGCCTTTGCTGACGACGGATCAGAACTCACATTGATGGAACAGAGTAGGTGGATGAAGCAGGGGTAGGACCTATGAAGTCCGCCAATCCAAAAAGGTAAATTTCTACATCTCCAGCGTCATGAACGCCATCAAGaagtttgctgttttttttacgTACTGAGCGGTGCTTGGAGAGCAGCTCGCTCCGAACGACATCACTTGCGTGCTGAGAGCTGAGTCACCTTCTTTCTACCTCCATATGAAGCGTTGGTAGCTCCGTTCTCATCCTCACTTGATGGAACATTTTCCGGATGTCCCCTAAAACAGCCCCATGAAATTCCCGAAATCGTACTAAGGTCGACAGGGGAGAGATCAACTAATCTGGTTCTTTAAGAAGCACAAAAAAAGACACCCCGTACGAAGTCGCTGCCGCATCCCAAACAAGCCTTATTTTACCGGGTTTGTTGGGATTTACTACAACGAAAcatcggaaggtaccaaactcGGTCACGTCTCATCCCTAGTTCCTTT contains these protein-coding regions:
- the LOC128741227 gene encoding septin-4; the protein is MAAERDYIGFATLAEQVHRKSVKRGFEFTLMVCGESGLGKSTLINSLFLTDLYQHRTVPPAEERIEKTTKIDKKTLDIEEKGVKLRLTIVDTPGFGDSINCEDSWRVCTQYIDEQFRQYFTDESGLNRRNIQDNRVHCMLYFLPPWGHGLRQMDIDLMRRLHKKVNIVVVIGKADTLTTTEVQRLKTRILEDIETNGIQIYQFPDCDSDEDEEFKQQDRELKASIPFAVVGSNVVLEVAGKKIRGRQYPWGVVDAENPQHSDLIKLRTMLISTHMQDLKDTTRDVHYENFRAQCISQISQHALRERNKLKRESIASSNEAPTTFNETDRLLQQKEEEIRRMQDMLVQMQEKLKSTQMNDTVIDV